GCCGGAGCTTGCAAAGTTTCAACTAGCACTTCTTTTGATAGGTGACAGAATGTTACGAAGGCGAGTTTGCTTAAAGCATCGGCTTTCTTGTTTTTCCTCCGCGGTATATGAACTACTTTGCAGGAGTCGAACGTGGAGATCAGACTGTTGACTTGGCTCAAATACCGGATCATATTTTCTTCCCGTGCTTCGTATTCTTGATTAACCTGGTTGGCAACGAGTAACGAGTCGACATGGGCCAGTACGGAGGTTGCACCAGCTTTGGCCGCGGTTTGGAGTCCTGCGAGGAGGGATTCATACTCCGCTTCATTGTTCGAAGTTTTAAACTCGAAACGTAGGGCATAAGTGTACTCTATCCCTTCCGGGTCTATCAGTATCAAACCGGCCCCTGACCCTTCCTTGCTGGAAGCTCCGTCTGTATACAAGTTCCATATTTTTGGAAGAGCTGATTTTTCTTTGACATTTTCTCCGACCGGTACTTCTGCAAGAAAGTCCGCCACAGCTTGACCTTTTACCGGTCCTCTGGTTCAGTAGGTGATATCGAAGGCGCtaagctcgattgcccatttggTGAGACGCCCGGAGACCTCTGGCTTTCTGAGAATCTGTTGGATCTGAAGATCGGTTTGTACTTCTATATTGAAAGCCTGAAAATACCTTCGGAGGCGTCTGGATGCATGAACCAAAGCAAGTGCCAGTTTCTCTATTACCGGGTACCGAGTTTTGTAATCTTTCAGGATGCGGCTCACGTAGTAAACTGGTATTTGTGCTTGATCTCGGTGTACCACAAGTACTGCACTTATAGCGAAATGTGAAGCGGAGAGATAAACAGTGACGGTTTCTCCAGTGATTGGCGCGGTCAAAATGGGTAGAGACCCAAGACAAATTTTTAGTTCTTGGAACGCCGAATCGGCTTCCGGTGTCCATTCTATCTGACCCTTTCCAGTTCGCTTTTTCAATACGTTCATGAACGGTATCGTGCGATCGGCCGCTTTTGAAATGAAGCGATGGAGAGCTACCAACTTTCCGTTAAGTGATTGAATTTCCTTGACCGTTTTAGGAGGTTGCATGGAGATCACCGTCTGATTTTTTCTGGGTGTGCCTGGATTCCGGATTGCGTTATCCATACACCCAGAAACTTTCCTTCCTCTAGACCGAAGGAACATTTTTTGGGATTAAGCTTGAGATTGATACTCCGAAGCCTGGTGAAGGTTTCGAGTATGTCGTCGATCATGTTATCTTCGGCTTGACTCTTGATGACCAGATCATCCACATAGATCTCCAAGTTCCTTCCGATATGACCCTTAAAAGCTTTATCCATCAACCTCTGGTACGTTGCTCCGGCGTTTTTTAATTCGAACGACATTTTGGTATAACAGAAAAGGCCTTCATTTGTGACGAACgctgttttgtcttcgtcttCCAGAGCCATCTGTATCTGGTGGTAACCCTTATATGCGTCCAAGAAGCATTTAAGACGGAAGCTGGAAAGGGAATCAATCTTTAGATCGATCTCCGGCAAAGGGTAGCAATCCTTCGGGCATGCATTGTTTAGATCAGAAAAATCGACACACATTCTCCAGGTTTTGTCTTTCTTGGTTACCATTACCGGATTAGAGACCCATATTTGATACCGTACTTCCCTGATAATACCGGCATTAAGCAGCTTCCGTACATCCTCGGAGATGGCTTTGTTACGTGCCAGAGCCATGTTTCTTTTCCTTTGAGTGACCGGTTTTGCTGAATGGGATACTTTCAATTTGTGTTCGGCCAAACATCGGGGAACTCCAACCATGTCGGAGGTTTGCCATGCAAATACATCAAGTGAACTGGACAGGAGTTTCCACAATCGTTTTTTGGTACGTTCTGGGAGGTGAGCCCCAATGGCAACTTTCTGTTCTGGAAAATGTGGATGTATGGCCCATTCTTCTGTCAGGAGGGATGGAGGTTGTACATTACCCTCACTCTGTCGTACTTCAGCTACGTGCATTGTTGACTCGGAGTCTAGGGTCGCCACTCCCGCTTCGGTGGGAAACTTTAACGACCCATGAATGGTGGAGCTGATGATACCGAAAGCGCACATTCTTGGTCTCCCTAATATGACGTTATGGATAGACCTTGCTCCCACCACTAGGTACGTTAGATTGACAGTTCGGACCAACCTTCCAGTTCCCAAAGTTGTTGGTAAGGTAATTTGCCCAATCGGCTGTACCACTTCACTAGAAAAGCTTACTAACGGCATGGAGACTTGTATTAACTTTGCTTTCGTCTGCGGAGCCAGCTGCTGGAAACACTGTTGGTACGTGATCTCAGTGGCACTTCCGCTGTCAACGTAGATTCTTCGGACCTTGTGGCCCGCTATTACTGCAGATACTATAATTGGTCCGTCTTTAATTTCTCCGGAGGTTATTGGTGGGAAAGCAATTGGCTGTTGCATCCAAGCGGCCATATGTTGATTGGACCGCTTAATGCCTTGGTTATTTACTTTCCTGATCATGCAAATTGCTGGTTGATTGTTCGGATTATCTGCCGTATTCCCTACGGATTTTCCTTCTTTAACTTCCTTTACCAGATGTGACAATTTACCGGACCGCACTGCTTTCTCTATTTCTTGTTTTAGAGACCAGCAATCGTCTGTGTTGTGGCCCCGCGCATGATGGAATTCACAATATTTCTTGGAGTTCTTGTCGCCTGGATTTCAGAGTTTTGGTGGGGCTAGGAAGTTCGCTCCTTCGGCACTGAGAATTTCACTCGGAGTTTTAGAAAGATCCGATAGGTTATAAAACCTTGACCCGGAGCTTCTTCCTCGTTGAGGCCTATCATTTCTGTTGTAAGGGTGCGATTGCCCCTACTTCCGGACGGAGTTTTATCAAACACGGAACCGCCATTTCTCTTCCAGGAGGACATCTTGTGCTCTGACTCTAGAGCCGGATTGCATGCGTTTTTCCCTCGGGCGAATGCTCTGGCTCTCTCCATAAGCACTTCCATTGTTTTAGGGAGGTTTTCATGTAACTTTTCAACCAACTGGTTGTTCCGGACCCCGTGGCAAAACCCGGAAATTCACAACTGGTCCACTACTCCGCTGATCTGCATGCTTTCTCGGTTGAACCGATCGATGAAGCTATCTAGAGATTCCCCATCCTTTCTTCGGATGTTATGTACTTCAGTGATTTCTTTGGAGTAGTGCCTTTGTTGGCTGAAGTTCTAGAGAAATAACCTTCGGAACTCTTCAAAGTCATTAATTTCCCCTTCATTCAAAGCATCAAACCATACCCGAGCAGCGCCGGTTAGTGTTTGTGCGAACATGAAACACCATGCCGGCATTGGCCACTGCTCTACTCGTGCTGCCCCATCGAAATCAAACATGTGATCGTCCGGATCGGTGGTACCGTCGTATTTTTTTTTACTGTGGTTGGCATTTTTAGCTTCGGAGGAAGCTTAGCGTGTGTGATACGAGCACTGAACTTGGACTTAGCAGTCATGGAGACCGGATGATACGGCTTAGTGAGTTCCGGATCAGGAGCTACTTCCATTTGCATTTCATTTCGTATTGCCATTGCTGGAGATGGTCCTGAAGATCCCTGCACGTACCCATTATAAGTTTCCGAAGTAACTACTGTGGAGAAAGTAGGTGGAGTATAAATTGTAGGACCCATAGTCCTTACCGGTGTTTCCTCATGGAAAAGCCTGGTTCGTAAACCGAGGATCTCTTCGTCTCTGGCCTGCTGTGCTTTTAGTCTTCGTAAGAGACTTGCATTTTTAGATAAAAACTCCGCATCAAATTCTGATGCTTGGGAGGTGGGAATCAATATGAATGGCAAGGTTTTTCCTGGTCCCGAGCTCAAAGGAGCTGAAACTGTGGAAGTAATGCTTGCCGGAGCTGTAGTTTGCGTACTAACAGCTATGGATCCCGAATTCATAGAACTCGAGGCCGCCATAGATCAGTTCGTTGCTCAAGAAATTCACTAAGGTGAAGGACTGTGAGCTTGTGAAATCGGATGGCAccaattgaagaaccaaagaatCGAGCTTAGGCCGGAGCCTGTAATCGAGGGTTTGGATCTTGTAGGAGAGCTAGGGAAAAgttcctgcaaaacagaaaactgttaggctcgccgcagatatgggagggcccctctgcgaccaccctccggcgtgaggataagtattggaagagagagaaagtagagagagaaaataggGATGGAGATTCAGAAAATCGTACTTGGCGTTGTACTTTGATGAGGTATTTATAGTGGTCAACTGAGATGACGTCATTCGTCCAGACGCACTTGAACGGCGGTTCATCTTCGGAACTATGCAGAGGACGGACGTTCCTTGTGATGTTCGTTCAGTTAAGGGGGCGGACATCCTGAGACGTTCGTCCCTGATGGGTCATGT
This is a stretch of genomic DNA from Helianthus annuus cultivar XRQ/B chromosome 16, HanXRQr2.0-SUNRISE, whole genome shotgun sequence. It encodes these proteins:
- the LOC110934115 gene encoding uncharacterized protein LOC110934115, with protein sequence MQPPKTVKEIQSLNGKLVALHRFISKAADRTIPFMNVLKKRTGKGQIEWTPEADSAFQELKICLGSLPILTAPITGETVTVYLSASHFAISAVLVVHRDQAQIPVYYVSRILKDYKTRYPVIEKLALALVHASRRLRRGPVKGQAVADFLAEVPVGENVKEKSALPKIWNLYTDGASSKEGSGAGLILIDPEGIEYTYALRFEFKTSNNEAEYESLLAGLQTAAKAGATSVLAHVDSLLVANQVNQEYEAREENMIRYLSQVNSLISTFDSCKVVHIPRRKNKKADALSKLAFVTFCHLSKEVLVETLQAPAIHQASVMSISVKERSWITPILEYLKDGKLLEEKAQARKLKVKALQYQVHDGQLYRKTFLGPLLKCLTPEEASYVIREIHWGDMRHPLRTKDGRSQGYECRIFLAG